In Nymphaea colorata isolate Beijing-Zhang1983 chromosome 13, ASM883128v2, whole genome shotgun sequence, one DNA window encodes the following:
- the LOC116266843 gene encoding fatty acid amide hydrolase-like has translation MGSLVSKGRDYKPMENVDLSADSKEPYIKAEVKAPCMDGLLIRIFVWSLESKLIGWIMLYILKEMNLIHKFFTHVQLTEQPMYSPSYADNELEEKEVKSINFKLPPHERVCQAFNYLPKESSNKESSDFPVFQRWSIKDFSRAYLSGKTTPLLVAERFITAVRESSKPPYQMSFFINYDCDDILKQATISTARYQKGEPISVLDGILVAVKDEIDCLPYPTTGGTKWLHKVRRFQGEAFCVKSLRSCGAIIVGKTNMHELGLGTSGINPHYGAVRNPYDMTKVSGGSSSGSAAVASAGLCPVTIGVDGGGSVRIPASLCGVIGFKPTFGRLPDSGLLPFNWTLGMLGIITGSVEDAAIVYAAISGAHSRGSLIQLPVSFQPGLNFPLLDRTVSLSKITLAKYPEWFNDCNDDIRRCCNNALDRLYESFGWQTIEVTLPEIEEMRLAHYITIGSECNASLGPVMKKMAVEELGWESRAAMTIYGCFSSKEYLNAQRLRHRHMYFHMEILKKADVIVAPSTSVTAYPIQENAMKYGELDYINGAALVKYQIAGNFLGLPAITVPVGYDNSGMPIGLQLIGRPWSEATLLHLAYAVQSLYIKSCRKPMIFYDLLPERATSDVRDA, from the exons ATGGGGAGTTTGGTGTCGAAAGGGAGAGATTACAAACCAATGGAGAACGTGGACCTCAGTGCCGATAGCAAGGAACCATACATCAAAGCAGAAGTTAAAG CTCCCTGCATGGATGGCCTTCTGATTCGCATTTTTGTTTGGAGTTTGGAGTCAAAGCTAATTGGTTGGATTATGTTGTACATATTGAAGGAGATGAATCTAATTCACAAG TTTTTTACGCACGTGCAACTAACGGAACAGCCAATGTACTCTCCAAGCTATGCTGATAATG AACTTGAGGAGAAGGAGGTtaaatcaataaattttaaactgCCACCACATGAACGGGTCTGCCAAGCCTTCAATTATCTTCCCAAGGaatcatcaaacaaagaatCCAGTGACTTTCCAGTTTTTCAGAGATGGAGCATAAAGGACTTCTCAAGAGCATACCTGTCTGGAAAAACGACTCCACTTTTG GTAGCAGAGAGATTTATTACTGCAGTTAGGGAATCTTCAAAGCCTCCTTATCAGATGTCGTTCTTTATAAATTATGACTGTGATGATATTCTAAAACAGGCGACCATTTCGACTGCCCGTTACCAAAAAG GAGAACCAATTTCTGTTCTTGATGGAATACTTGTTGCGGTCAAAGATGAGATAGATTGTTTACCATATCCAACTACAG gagGTACAAAATGGTTGCATAAGGTCAGACGTTTCCAAGGAGAAGCATTCTGTGTGAAGAGCCTTAGATCCTGTGGTGCTATAATTGTTGGAAAGACCAACATGCATGAACTTGGTTTGGGTACTAGTGGAATAAATCCACATTATGG TGCTGTCAGAAACCCTTATGACATGACCAAGGTTTCTGGAGGCTCTTCAAGTGGATCTGCAGCAGTAGCATCTGCTGGACTTTGCCCTGTCACAATAGGCGTTGATGGTGGTG gatcaGTTCGAATTCCAGCTTCTTTATGTGGAGTAATTGGCTTCAAGCCAACCTTTGGACGCCTTCCAGATTCAGG ACTTCTTCCCTTTAACTGGACACTTGGAATGCTCGGCATCATCACGGGGAGTGTTGAAGATGCTGCCATAGT TTATGCAGCAATCAGTGGCGCACATTCACGTGGTTCTCTAATTCAGTTGCCAGTATCCTTTCAG CCTGGATTGAACTTCCCCCTTCTTGATCGGACggtttctctttctaaaataaCACTTGCAAAATATCCTGAG TGGTTTAATGACTGCAATGATGATATACGACGGTGCTGTAATAATGCTCTTGATCGGCTTTACGAGTCATTCGGGTGGCAG ACTATAGAAGTGACTTTGCCAGAAATAGAAGAGATGCGCCTGGCTCATTACATAACTATTGGCTCCGAGTGCAATGCATCACTGGGTCCtgttatgaaaaaaat GGCTGTTGAAGAATTAGGATGGGAATCCAGGGCAGCAATGACGATCTATGGTTGTTTCAGTTCCAAAGAGTATCTAAATGCTCAACGACTTAG GCACAGACATATGTACTTCCATATGGAGATCCTCAAAAAAGCAGATGTTATTGTTGCACCTTCCACCAG TGTGACTGCATACCCTATCCAGGAGAACGCAATGAAGTATGGAGAGCTTGACTATATAAATGGAG cTGCACTTGTGAAGTACCAGATAGCGGGGAATTTTCTGGGATTGCCAGCGATAACTGTTCCG GTTGGATACGATAATTCAGGAATGCCGATAGGCCTTCAATTGATTGGAAGACCTTGGTCTGAAGCTACATTACTCCATTTAGCTTATGCTGTGCAG AGTTTGTATATTAAAAGCTGTAGGAAGCCAATGATATTCTATGACCTGCTCCCTGAACGAGCAACAAGTGATGTCAGAGATGCTTAA